From the Microbacterium thalassium genome, one window contains:
- a CDS encoding DEAD/DEAH box helicase has translation MPSPLLELIPTGAEPDDVYLGFVEWAGEQGLTLYPAQDEAIIEIVSGANVVLSTPTGTGKSLVAVAAHAAALARGGVTFYTAPIKALVSEKFFALVDVFGADNVGMVTGDSSVNADAPIICCTAEILANLALREGADADIDQVVMDEFHYYGDPDRGWAWQIPLLLLPKAQFVLMSATLGDVTDIAEDLKRRTGRETAFVTGVERPVPLHFSYERRPIHEVVQSLLDEREAPVYIVHFSQAAAMERAQALSSIRLVTREQRDAIAEAIGGFRFTTAFGRTLSRYVRAGIGVHHAGMLPRYRRLVETLAQRGLLKVICGTDTLGVGINVPIRTVLITALSKYDGTRMRQLSAREFHQVAGRAGRAGFDTYGNVVVMAPEWEIENEAALRKAGDDPAKRKKIVRKKAPSGVVNWGMGSFERLVEAQPEPLTPHLELTAAMLINVIGRGGDAFSNVRSLVFDNHQPRAEKYALARRALAIFRTLVAAGVVESTADGIRLTVDLQPNFALNQPLSPFALAAIELLDPEDTPGAAGTGHYALDVVSVIEATLDDPRAILSQQEFKARGEAVAAMKQEGLDYDERMEALEEITYPKPLEELLSQAYEVFASSQPWVRDFELSPKSVVRDMFERAMSFAELVSWYQLARSEGLVLRYLSDAYRAIRQTVPAEAQTNELVDVIEWLGELVRQVDSSLVDEWSSLVNPADEPEAVVVPPAPPSVLTNRRAFLVLVRNELFRRVQLAALQRDEELVELDPDVDWPAALDRYFEDHDEILTGGPARSPRLVEVDETDAAASDLWRVEQTIDDPAGDHDWRIRGEVDLAASEEAGTAVVRVTEVLRLEGPGRAAVSADG, from the coding sequence ATGCCGTCGCCGCTGCTCGAACTCATCCCGACCGGTGCCGAACCCGACGACGTCTACCTCGGATTCGTCGAATGGGCGGGCGAGCAGGGGCTGACGCTGTACCCCGCGCAGGACGAGGCGATCATCGAGATCGTCTCGGGCGCGAACGTGGTCCTGTCCACGCCGACGGGCACCGGCAAGTCCCTGGTGGCGGTCGCCGCCCACGCCGCCGCCCTCGCGCGCGGCGGGGTCACCTTCTACACGGCGCCCATCAAGGCCCTCGTGAGCGAGAAGTTCTTCGCCCTCGTCGACGTCTTCGGTGCCGACAACGTCGGCATGGTCACCGGCGACTCGTCGGTGAACGCCGACGCCCCGATCATCTGCTGCACTGCCGAGATCCTGGCGAACCTGGCACTCCGCGAGGGGGCGGATGCCGACATCGACCAGGTCGTGATGGACGAGTTCCACTACTACGGCGATCCCGACCGCGGCTGGGCGTGGCAGATCCCGCTGCTGCTCCTGCCCAAGGCGCAGTTCGTGCTGATGTCGGCCACCCTCGGCGACGTCACCGACATCGCCGAGGACCTGAAGCGCCGCACCGGACGCGAGACCGCGTTCGTGACGGGCGTCGAGCGGCCCGTGCCGCTGCACTTCTCCTACGAGCGGCGTCCGATCCACGAGGTCGTCCAGAGCCTCCTAGACGAGCGCGAGGCGCCCGTCTACATCGTCCACTTCTCGCAGGCGGCCGCGATGGAGCGGGCGCAGGCGCTGTCCAGCATCCGCCTCGTCACGCGCGAGCAGCGGGACGCGATCGCCGAGGCGATCGGCGGGTTCCGGTTCACCACGGCGTTCGGCCGCACGCTGTCGCGGTACGTGCGCGCCGGCATCGGCGTGCACCACGCCGGCATGCTGCCGCGCTACCGGCGCCTCGTCGAGACCCTCGCCCAGCGCGGGCTGCTCAAGGTCATCTGCGGCACCGACACCCTGGGCGTCGGCATCAACGTGCCGATCCGCACGGTGCTCATCACGGCGCTGTCGAAGTACGACGGCACGCGGATGCGGCAGCTCAGCGCCCGCGAGTTCCACCAGGTCGCCGGCCGTGCCGGCCGCGCCGGCTTCGACACGTACGGGAACGTCGTCGTGATGGCCCCGGAGTGGGAGATCGAGAACGAAGCGGCGCTGCGCAAGGCGGGCGACGACCCCGCCAAGCGCAAGAAGATCGTGCGCAAGAAGGCCCCGAGCGGGGTCGTCAACTGGGGCATGGGCTCGTTCGAACGGCTCGTCGAGGCGCAGCCCGAGCCGCTCACTCCGCACCTCGAGCTCACCGCCGCGATGCTCATCAACGTCATCGGGCGCGGAGGCGACGCGTTCTCGAACGTGCGGTCGCTCGTGTTCGACAACCACCAGCCGCGCGCCGAGAAGTACGCGCTCGCGCGGCGCGCGCTGGCGATCTTCCGCACGCTCGTGGCCGCGGGCGTGGTGGAGTCGACCGCTGACGGCATCCGTCTCACCGTCGACCTGCAGCCGAATTTCGCGCTCAACCAGCCGCTGTCGCCGTTCGCGCTCGCCGCGATCGAGCTGCTCGACCCCGAGGACACCCCGGGCGCCGCCGGCACCGGCCACTACGCACTCGACGTCGTGAGCGTCATCGAGGCGACCCTCGACGATCCGCGCGCGATCCTGTCGCAGCAGGAGTTCAAGGCCCGCGGCGAGGCGGTCGCCGCCATGAAGCAGGAGGGCCTCGATTACGACGAGCGCATGGAGGCGCTCGAGGAGATCACCTACCCCAAGCCGCTCGAGGAGCTGCTCTCGCAGGCGTACGAGGTGTTCGCATCGAGCCAGCCGTGGGTGCGCGACTTCGAGCTGTCGCCGAAGTCGGTCGTGCGCGACATGTTCGAGCGGGCGATGTCGTTCGCCGAGCTGGTGTCGTGGTACCAGCTCGCCCGCAGCGAGGGCCTCGTGCTGCGGTACCTCAGCGACGCGTACCGCGCGATCCGGCAGACCGTCCCCGCCGAGGCGCAGACGAACGAGCTCGTCGACGTCATCGAGTGGCTGGGCGAGCTCGTGCGCCAGGTCGACTCGAGCCTCGTGGACGAGTGGTCGTCGCTGGTGAACCCCGCCGACGAGCCGGAGGCCGTCGTGGTGCCGCCGGCGCCGCCGTCGGTGCTGACGAACCGGCGTGCCTTCCTGGTACTCGTGCGCAACGAGCTGTTCCGTCGCGTGCAGTTGGCCGCGCTCCAGCGCGACGAGGAACTGGTCGAGCTGGACCCCGACGTCGACTGGCCCGCTGCGCTGGACCGGTACTTCGAGGACCACGACGAGATCCTCACGGGCGGGCCGGCGCGCTCGCCGCGGCTCGTCGAGGTGGACGAGACGGATGCCGCGGCATCCGATCTGTGGCGCGTGGAGCAGACGATCGACGACCCCGCCGGCGACCACGACTGGCGCATCCGCGGCGAGGTGGACCTGGCGGCCTCCGAAGAGGCCGGCACCGCGGTCGTGCGGGTCACCGAGGTGCTGCGACTGGAGGGTCCGGGCCGCGCTGCGGTGTCGGCGGACGGGTGA
- a CDS encoding GNAT family N-acetyltransferase, with product MTDIDETRTVVRNDEARRYEIFVGDVMGGYTEFLPGPKGRLIFPHTEIDHAYRGRGLSGDLFEGAMADAAARGDTVEPTCPALRRWLRKNKVPGLEVMWPLWARDDVDGGGAPASP from the coding sequence ATGACGGACATCGACGAGACCCGCACGGTCGTTCGCAACGACGAGGCCCGCCGCTACGAGATCTTCGTGGGCGATGTCATGGGCGGCTACACCGAGTTCCTGCCCGGCCCGAAGGGGCGTCTCATCTTCCCCCACACCGAGATCGACCACGCGTATCGCGGGCGGGGCCTCTCAGGCGACCTCTTCGAGGGCGCGATGGCGGATGCCGCGGCACGCGGCGACACCGTGGAGCCGACCTGTCCGGCGCTGCGCCGATGGCTGCGCAAGAACAAGGTCCCGGGGCTCGAGGTCATGTGGCCGCTGTGGGCCCGCGACGACGTCGACGGCGGCGGGGCCCCGGCGTCGCCGTGA